From one Saccharomyces cerevisiae S288c mitochondrion, complete genome genomic stretch:
- the COX3 gene encoding cytochrome c oxidase subunit 3 (Subunit III of cytochrome c oxidase (Complex IV); Complex IV is the terminal member of the mitochondrial inner membrane electron transport chain; one of three mitochondrially-encoded subunits), with protein sequence MTHLERSRHQQHPFHMVMPSPWPIVVSFALLSLALSTALTMHGYIGNMNMVYLALFVLLTSSILWFRDIVAEATYLGDHTMAVRKGINLGFLMFVLSEVLIFAGLFWAYFHSAMSPDVTLGACWPPVGIEAVQPTELPLLNTIILLSSGATVTYSHHALIAGNRNKALSGLLITFWLIVIFVTCQYIEYTNAAFTISDGVYGSVFYAGTGLHFLHMVMLAAMLGVNYWRMRNYHLTAGHHVGYETTIIYTHVLDVIWLFLYVVFYWWGV encoded by the coding sequence ATGACACATTTAGAAAGAAGTAGACATCAACAACATCCATTTCATATGGTTATGCCTTCACCATGACCTATTGTAGTATCATTTGCATTATTATCATTAGCATTATCACTAGCATTAACAATGCATGGTTATATTGGTAATATGAATATGGTATATTTAGCATTATTTGTATTATTAACAAGTTCTATTTTATGATTTAGAGATATTGTAGCTGAAGCTACATATTTAGGTGATCATACTATAGCAGTAAGAAAAGGTATTAATTTAGGTTTCTTAATGTTTGTATTATCTGAAGTATTAATCTTTGCTGGTTTATTCTGAGCTTATTTCCATTCAGCTATGAGTCCTGATGTACTATTAGGTGCATGTTGACCACCCGTAGGTATTGAAGCTGTACAACCTACCGAATTACCTTTATTAAATACTATTATCTTATTATCTTCTGGTGCTACTGTAACTTATAGTCATCATGCCTTAATCGCAGGTAATAGAAATAAAGCCTTATCAGGTTTATTAATTACATTCTGATTAATTGTTATTTTTGTTACTTGTCAATATATTGAATATACTAATGCTGCATTCACTATCTCTGATGGTGTTTATGGTTCAGTATTCTATGCTGGTACAGGATTACATTTCTTACATATGGTAATGTTAGCAGCTATGTTAGGTGTTAATTATTGAAGAATGAGAAATTATCATTTAACAGCTGGACATCATGTTGGATATGAAACAACTATTATTTATCTACATGTTTTAGATGTTATCTGATTATTTTTATACGTAGTCTTCTACTGATGAGGAGTCTAA